The Deinococcus koreensis genome window below encodes:
- the secE gene encoding preprotein translocase subunit SecE produces the protein MNLIQYFRDSRAELARVSWPTRAQIIEGTQAVLIFVVALTLVTWLMDVTFGALIRLVLEGRLA, from the coding sequence ATGAACTTGATTCAGTATTTCCGTGACTCGCGCGCGGAACTGGCCCGTGTATCGTGGCCCACCCGGGCGCAGATCATCGAGGGCACACAGGCCGTGCTGATCTTCGTCGTGGCCCTGACGCTGGTGACCTGGCTGATGGACGTGACCTTCGGGGCGCTGATCCGTCTGGTGCTCGAAGGACGGCTGGCATGA
- the rplK gene encoding 50S ribosomal protein L11: MKKVMGLVKLQLPAGKATPAPPVGPALGQYGANIMEFTKAFNAQTADKGDAIIPVEITIFADRSFTFITKTPPMSYLIRKAAGLQKGSPTPNKAKVGKLNWDQVLEIAKTKMPDLNAGSVEAAANTVAGTARSMGVTIEGAPNA, encoded by the coding sequence ATGAAGAAAGTCATGGGACTCGTCAAATTGCAACTGCCGGCAGGGAAGGCCACCCCGGCCCCGCCCGTCGGCCCGGCCCTCGGTCAGTACGGCGCGAACATCATGGAGTTCACCAAGGCCTTCAACGCCCAGACCGCCGATAAGGGCGACGCGATCATCCCGGTGGAGATCACCATCTTCGCCGATCGCAGCTTCACCTTCATCACCAAGACCCCCCCGATGAGCTACCTGATCCGCAAGGCCGCCGGCCTGCAGAAGGGCAGCCCGACCCCCAACAAGGCCAAGGTCGGCAAGCTCAACTGGGATCAGGTGCTGGAAATCGCCAAGACCAAAATGCCCGACCTGAACGCGGGCAGCGTCGAAGCCGCCGCGAACACCGTGGCCGGCACCGCCCGCTCCATGGGCGTGACCATCGAGGGGGCTCCCAATGCCTAA
- a CDS encoding GIY-YIG nuclease family protein codes for MSRPARDPAPRMGVYRITHVPSGRTLLGWSVHLDAILNRTRFELQTGTCRHKALQADWQQSGPGTLTFEVLDELTPTTPEARPHDDLRELLTLWQETLNIPIQLRY; via the coding sequence ATGAGCCGCCCCGCCAGAGATCCGGCGCCGCGCATGGGCGTCTACCGGATCACCCACGTACCGAGCGGCCGCACCCTGCTGGGCTGGAGCGTGCATCTGGACGCCATCCTGAACCGGACGAGATTCGAGTTGCAGACCGGCACCTGCCGGCACAAGGCCCTCCAGGCCGACTGGCAGCAGAGTGGCCCTGGCACCTTGACCTTCGAGGTGCTGGACGAACTGACCCCGACCACCCCGGAGGCCCGGCCTCACGACGACCTGAGGGAGCTGCTGACGCTATGGCAGGAGACACTGAACATCCCCATCCAGCTCCGGTATTGA
- a CDS encoding ABC transporter ATP-binding protein — MHRRQYIIGLLAVVVANSANLLPGYFIRFTIDGLTGQVDASAATPGITLERAGLYALGIVLASLTAGSFMLLMRRMIVVASRQTEYEIRRDIFAHLQTLDKYYYDRARTGDLMNRLTGDLSAVREMLGFGAWQIVNIISGFVTAFAVMFSLSWQLTLIVIAVIPIIVGVLWYLARLINTRHKAAQEQNSLIAARAQENFSGARVVKGYAIEDREIEDYRAMNLELLKRNVALTRVDGPLRSFTSLLLGIAFALILMVGGRLILTSPGGEFTTGMLVQFLITLERLAWPMLMIGWITGVTQRGLGSWLRLREMLDARAQVYDDPGRSDTTVKAIRGDLAFENVGVRYGTLDVLNGVNLQVPAGTFLGITGPTGAGKTVLGQLITRSIDPTSGVVKVDGQDVRLIPLKVLRDSISVVPQEPFLFSDTIANNIGFGTGNAELPVVPTGVSVVGLPFPQDIPQSPDEGRVSRAARLAGLAGDIEDFPNKYDTMLGERGVTLSGGQRQRTAIARAIVREPRILILDDSLSAVDTETERRILDGLREISEGRTVILIGHRVSTLRHADHIVVLNEGRVTEQGTHDDLLALGGHYAELERLQRLASDLDSDDEPIEDPQAAADRLESAPADPSRIPEVQK; from the coding sequence ATGCACCGGCGCCAGTACATCATCGGCCTGCTCGCCGTGGTGGTCGCTAACAGCGCCAACCTGCTGCCCGGCTACTTCATCCGCTTCACCATCGACGGCCTGACTGGGCAGGTCGACGCGAGCGCCGCGACCCCCGGCATCACCCTGGAGCGCGCCGGGCTATACGCGCTGGGCATCGTGCTGGCCTCGCTGACGGCGGGCTCCTTCATGCTGCTGATGCGCCGCATGATCGTGGTGGCCTCGCGCCAGACCGAGTATGAGATCCGCCGCGACATCTTCGCCCACCTGCAGACGCTCGACAAGTACTACTACGACCGAGCCCGCACCGGCGACCTGATGAACCGCCTGACCGGCGACCTGAGCGCCGTGCGCGAGATGCTGGGCTTCGGGGCCTGGCAGATCGTGAACATCATCTCGGGCTTCGTGACGGCCTTCGCGGTGATGTTCAGCCTGAGCTGGCAGCTCACATTGATCGTGATCGCGGTCATTCCCATCATCGTGGGCGTGCTGTGGTACCTGGCGCGGCTGATCAACACCCGGCACAAGGCGGCGCAGGAGCAGAACTCCCTGATCGCCGCGCGGGCGCAGGAGAACTTCAGCGGGGCGCGGGTGGTCAAGGGCTACGCCATCGAAGACCGCGAGATTGAGGACTACCGGGCCATGAACCTGGAACTCCTGAAGCGCAACGTGGCCCTGACCCGCGTGGACGGGCCTCTGCGCTCCTTTACCTCGCTGCTGCTGGGGATCGCCTTCGCGCTGATCCTGATGGTCGGCGGCCGGCTGATCCTGACCTCGCCGGGGGGCGAATTCACGACCGGGATGCTGGTGCAATTCCTGATCACCCTGGAACGTCTGGCCTGGCCGATGCTGATGATCGGCTGGATCACCGGCGTCACGCAGCGCGGCCTGGGCTCCTGGCTGCGCCTGCGCGAGATGCTGGACGCCCGCGCCCAGGTCTACGACGACCCCGGCCGCAGCGACACCACCGTGAAGGCCATCCGCGGCGACCTGGCCTTCGAGAACGTGGGCGTGCGCTACGGCACCCTGGACGTGCTGAACGGCGTGAACCTGCAGGTGCCCGCCGGCACCTTCCTGGGCATTACCGGCCCGACCGGCGCCGGCAAGACGGTGCTGGGCCAGCTCATCACCCGCTCCATCGACCCGACCTCCGGCGTGGTGAAGGTGGACGGCCAGGACGTCCGGCTGATTCCGCTCAAGGTGCTGCGCGACTCCATCTCGGTGGTGCCGCAGGAGCCCTTCCTCTTCAGCGACACCATCGCCAACAACATCGGCTTCGGCACCGGCAACGCGGAGCTGCCGGTCGTGCCCACCGGGGTCAGCGTGGTCGGCCTGCCCTTCCCGCAGGACATCCCACAGAGCCCGGACGAGGGCCGGGTCAGCCGCGCCGCGCGCCTGGCCGGGCTGGCGGGCGATATCGAGGATTTTCCGAACAAATACGACACCATGCTGGGCGAACGCGGCGTGACCCTGTCGGGCGGCCAGCGCCAGCGCACCGCTATTGCCCGCGCCATCGTGCGTGAGCCGCGCATCCTGATCCTTGACGATTCGCTCTCGGCTGTGGACACCGAGACCGAGCGCCGCATCCTGGACGGCCTGCGCGAGATCAGCGAGGGCCGTACCGTGATCCTGATCGGCCACCGCGTGAGCACCCTGCGCCACGCCGACCACATCGTGGTGCTCAACGAGGGCCGCGTGACCGAGCAGGGCACCCACGACGACCTGCTGGCCCTGGGCGGCCACTACGCCGAACTGGAACGTCTGCAGCGTCTCGCCAGCGACCTGGACAGCGACGACGAACCCATCGAAGATCCCCAGGCCGCCGCTGACCGGCTGGAGAGCGCCCCTGCCGACCCCTCCCGCATCCCCGAGGTACAGAAGTGA
- the rplA gene encoding 50S ribosomal protein L1 yields the protein MPKHGKRYRALVGKVDHDKQYTIDEAAALVKDIATAKFDETVEIHFRLGIDPRKSDQNVRGTVALPHGTGRTVRVAVITKGENLAAAEAAGADTVGSDELIERIAGGFMDFDAVVATPDMMAAIGQKLARLLGPRGLLPNPKSGTVGPDVAGMVRGLKAGRIEFRNDKTGVVHAPIGKASFDPSNLSANYAALLGALESAKPGTAKGVFVRSAHLSTTMGPSIPLTLSGASA from the coding sequence ATGCCTAAACACGGCAAGCGTTACCGGGCTCTGGTCGGCAAGGTCGACCACGACAAGCAGTACACCATCGACGAGGCCGCCGCGCTGGTGAAGGACATCGCCACCGCGAAGTTCGACGAGACGGTAGAGATCCACTTCCGCCTCGGCATCGATCCCCGCAAGAGCGACCAGAACGTGCGTGGCACCGTCGCGCTGCCCCACGGCACCGGGCGCACCGTGCGCGTCGCCGTGATCACCAAGGGTGAAAACCTGGCCGCCGCCGAGGCCGCCGGGGCCGACACCGTGGGCAGTGATGAGCTGATCGAGCGCATCGCCGGCGGCTTCATGGACTTCGACGCCGTGGTCGCCACGCCCGACATGATGGCCGCCATCGGCCAGAAGCTGGCGCGTCTGCTCGGGCCGCGGGGCCTCCTGCCCAACCCCAAGAGCGGCACCGTCGGCCCCGACGTGGCGGGCATGGTGCGGGGCCTCAAGGCCGGCCGCATCGAGTTCCGCAACGACAAGACCGGCGTGGTGCACGCGCCAATCGGCAAGGCCTCCTTCGATCCCAGCAACCTGAGCGCCAACTACGCCGCGCTGCTGGGTGCGCTGGAATCCGCCAAGCCCGGCACGGCCAAGGGCGTCTTCGTGCGCTCGGCTCACCTGAGCACCACCATGGGCCCCAGCATTCCGCTGACCCTGAGCGGCGCCTCGGCGTAA
- the rpmG gene encoding 50S ribosomal protein L33 has protein sequence MAKDGPRIIVKMESSAGTGFYYTTTKNRRNTQAKMELRKYDPVAKKHVVFKEKKV, from the coding sequence ATGGCGAAAGACGGCCCCCGCATCATCGTGAAGATGGAAAGCAGCGCAGGTACTGGCTTCTACTACACGACCACCAAGAACCGCCGCAACACGCAGGCCAAGATGGAACTGCGGAAATACGACCCCGTGGCCAAAAAGCACGTGGTCTTCAAGGAGAAGAAGGTCTGA
- a CDS encoding DUF2239 family protein, whose product MDTAANYTIFLGRQRLLTAPLPDVLTYLKTKLERTHEPLLVFNDQTGRTVDFNLSGTLDEVLAREAPVSAKTGPGRPKLGVVSREVSLLPRHWDWLESHPNGASAALRRLIDEARKADPVAERRRMATLPTDRFLTVMGGDLPGAEEASRALYAGDGAAFRTLVQDWPEDVRLHALHLAAPAFEEHP is encoded by the coding sequence ATGGACACGGCCGCGAACTACACCATCTTCCTGGGCCGCCAGCGCCTGCTGACCGCCCCCCTGCCCGACGTCCTGACCTACCTGAAGACGAAACTGGAGCGCACCCACGAGCCGCTGCTGGTGTTCAACGACCAGACCGGCCGCACCGTGGATTTCAACCTGAGTGGCACGCTGGACGAGGTGCTGGCCCGCGAGGCGCCGGTTTCCGCGAAGACTGGCCCCGGTCGCCCGAAACTCGGGGTGGTTTCGCGCGAGGTCTCCCTGCTGCCCCGCCACTGGGACTGGCTGGAGAGCCACCCGAACGGCGCCTCGGCCGCGCTGCGCCGCCTGATCGACGAGGCGAGGAAGGCTGATCCGGTGGCCGAGCGCCGCCGCATGGCCACCCTGCCCACCGACCGCTTCCTGACCGTCATGGGCGGCGATCTGCCCGGCGCCGAGGAGGCCAGCCGCGCCCTGTACGCCGGCGACGGCGCGGCCTTCCGGACGCTCGTGCAGGACTGGCCCGAGGACGTCCGCCTGCACGCCCTGCACCTCGCTGCCCCGGCATTCGAGGAACACCCATGA
- the rplL gene encoding 50S ribosomal protein L7/L12, with product MAYDKAALIDQLGQLTIMELADLIDGLKETWGVTAAVAAGPAAGPAAAAVEEKTEFDVVLVDAGASKINVIKEIRAITGLGLKEAKDMSEKGGALKEGISKDEAEKIKAQLEAAGARVELK from the coding sequence ATGGCATACGACAAAGCAGCACTGATTGACCAGCTCGGCCAGCTCACCATCATGGAACTCGCCGACCTCATCGACGGCCTCAAGGAAACCTGGGGCGTCACCGCCGCCGTGGCGGCCGGCCCCGCCGCTGGCCCCGCCGCCGCCGCCGTGGAAGAGAAGACCGAGTTCGACGTCGTGCTGGTGGATGCCGGCGCTTCCAAGATCAACGTCATTAAGGAAATCCGCGCCATCACCGGCCTGGGCCTGAAAGAAGCCAAGGACATGAGCGAGAAGGGCGGCGCGCTGAAAGAAGGCATCAGCAAGGACGAAGCCGAGAAGATCAAGGCCCAGCTGGAAGCCGCTGGCGCCCGCGTCGAACTCAAGTAA
- the rplJ gene encoding 50S ribosomal protein L10: protein MANEKNQQTLSSLQSSLTDIETFYVVDYQGLTAGQLSKLRKDIREKGGQLIVAKNTLINRALQAGGRDFTDALKGPSALVLAQDDPAGVAKALSEAAKGNDKGIPTIKGGFVEGNKVDVKVVERLASLGSKQQLQAELVGVLSAHLSSFVGILEAYKTKLEEQQGA from the coding sequence GTGGCGAACGAAAAGAACCAGCAGACCCTCAGCTCCCTGCAGAGCAGCCTGACGGACATCGAGACGTTCTACGTCGTCGACTACCAGGGCCTGACCGCCGGACAGCTGAGCAAACTGCGTAAGGACATCCGCGAGAAGGGCGGGCAGCTCATCGTTGCCAAGAACACCCTGATCAACCGCGCTCTTCAGGCTGGCGGCCGCGACTTCACCGACGCCCTGAAGGGCCCCAGCGCCCTGGTGCTGGCCCAGGACGACCCCGCTGGTGTGGCGAAAGCCCTCAGCGAGGCCGCCAAGGGCAACGACAAGGGCATCCCCACCATCAAGGGCGGCTTCGTCGAGGGCAACAAGGTCGACGTGAAAGTCGTCGAGCGACTGGCCAGCCTGGGCAGCAAGCAGCAGCTTCAGGCCGAACTGGTCGGCGTGCTCAGCGCGCACCTGTCGAGCTTCGTGGGTATCCTCGAAGCCTACAAGACCAAACTCGAAGAGCAGCAGGGCGCTTAA
- a CDS encoding pyridoxamine 5'-phosphate oxidase family protein: protein MAKQLPAISEHLRAFIGQQHLFFVGTAAPDGRVNISPKGMDSLRVLGPKRVAWLNVTGSGNETAAHLLQLPRMTLMFCSFQGAPLILRLYGQTRMIQPPDTEWAQYAPLFPALPGARQIFVLEVELVQTSCGMAVPLMEFQQERDDLNSWARRQTQEELDAYRQRKNARSLDGFPTRLPAPGAAPVDT from the coding sequence ATGGCCAAGCAGCTTCCGGCGATCAGCGAGCACCTGCGCGCCTTCATCGGGCAGCAGCACCTGTTCTTCGTGGGCACGGCCGCGCCGGATGGCCGGGTAAACATCTCTCCCAAGGGCATGGACAGCCTGCGGGTGCTGGGGCCGAAGCGGGTGGCGTGGCTCAACGTGACCGGCAGTGGCAACGAGACTGCCGCCCACCTCCTGCAGCTTCCGCGCATGACGCTGATGTTCTGCTCGTTCCAGGGTGCACCCTTGATCCTGCGGCTGTACGGCCAGACCCGCATGATCCAGCCGCCCGACACCGAATGGGCCCAGTACGCGCCCCTCTTCCCCGCCCTGCCCGGTGCCCGGCAGATCTTCGTGCTGGAGGTCGAGCTGGTGCAGACGTCGTGCGGGATGGCGGTGCCCCTGATGGAGTTTCAGCAGGAGCGGGACGACCTGAACAGCTGGGCACGGCGGCAGACGCAGGAGGAGCTGGACGCCTACCGGCAGCGGAAAAACGCGCGCAGCCTCGACGGTTTCCCCACACGGCTCCCCGCGCCCGGAGCGGCCCCAGTGGACACCTGA
- the nusG gene encoding transcription termination/antitermination protein NusG produces the protein MSIEWYAVHTYVGQEDRVEAQLMDRATKLGMKGTKIFQVLQPTEDAVELREGGKKETVKRKLFQGYVFVQMDVEDDDAPGELGESWEVVRGTNGVTGFVGTATRPVPLSPEEVQRLLASVGVAAQPKVEEAPRIKASFKAGDMVRVTGGPFADFSGVISEVNMPQAKVKVLVSIFGRETPVELDFSQVAK, from the coding sequence ATGAGCATCGAATGGTACGCCGTACATACCTACGTGGGTCAGGAAGACCGCGTGGAAGCCCAGCTGATGGATCGCGCCACGAAACTCGGCATGAAGGGCACCAAGATCTTCCAGGTGCTGCAGCCCACCGAGGACGCCGTGGAACTGCGCGAGGGCGGCAAGAAAGAGACCGTCAAGCGCAAGCTGTTCCAGGGCTACGTGTTCGTGCAGATGGACGTCGAGGACGACGACGCGCCCGGTGAACTGGGCGAGTCGTGGGAAGTGGTGCGCGGCACCAACGGCGTGACCGGCTTCGTCGGCACCGCCACCCGCCCCGTGCCCCTCTCGCCCGAGGAAGTGCAGCGCCTGCTGGCTTCCGTGGGGGTCGCGGCCCAGCCGAAGGTCGAGGAAGCGCCGCGCATCAAGGCCAGCTTCAAGGCCGGCGACATGGTGCGCGTGACCGGCGGCCCGTTCGCGGACTTCAGCGGCGTGATCAGCGAGGTCAACATGCCGCAGGCCAAGGTCAAGGTGCTGGTCAGCATCTTCGGCCGCGAAACGCCGGTGGAACTCGACTTCTCGCAGGTCGCCAAGTAA
- a CDS encoding spermidine synthase yields the protein MIPWVPLARAAIPGTTQQLCLHRRGDLLEFSIQISGYVSELMNSRMHASEDALAELGCAVISGRPAPHVLVGGLGMGFTLAAALKALGPGSRVTVAELVPEVVEWNRGPLGECAAYPLHDPRTHVHVGDVAELLRQGHATYDAVLLDVDNGPEGMTHHGNDWLYSPAGLAAARRSLRPGGVLAVWSATPDERFTRRLRQAGFRVDVHTVRARPGKGARHTIWLAHRTQGAPSGPPRVRPADSRRSR from the coding sequence GTGATTCCCTGGGTGCCGCTGGCCCGCGCCGCCATTCCCGGCACGACGCAGCAGCTGTGTCTGCACCGTCGGGGAGACCTGCTGGAGTTCTCCATCCAGATTTCGGGTTATGTCAGCGAGCTGATGAACAGCCGGATGCACGCTTCGGAGGACGCGCTGGCCGAACTGGGCTGCGCGGTGATCTCAGGCCGCCCCGCCCCGCACGTCCTCGTCGGGGGCCTGGGCATGGGCTTCACGCTCGCGGCGGCCCTGAAGGCGCTGGGGCCCGGCAGCAGGGTCACGGTGGCGGAACTCGTCCCGGAGGTCGTGGAGTGGAACAGAGGCCCGCTGGGCGAGTGCGCGGCCTACCCGCTGCACGACCCCCGCACCCACGTCCATGTGGGCGACGTGGCCGAGCTGCTGCGGCAGGGCCACGCCACCTACGACGCCGTGCTGCTCGATGTGGACAACGGCCCCGAGGGCATGACGCACCACGGTAACGACTGGCTCTACTCGCCGGCCGGGCTGGCGGCCGCCCGGCGCAGCCTGCGGCCCGGCGGGGTGCTGGCCGTGTGGTCGGCCACCCCGGACGAGCGCTTTACCCGGCGGCTGCGGCAGGCCGGCTTCCGGGTCGACGTGCATACGGTGCGGGCCCGGCCCGGCAAGGGGGCCCGCCACACCATCTGGCTGGCGCACCGGACGCAGGGAGCCCCCAGCGGCCCACCACGGGTCAGGCCCGCCGACTCACGCCGCTCGCGCTAG
- the tuf gene encoding elongation factor Tu, with amino-acid sequence MAKGTFERTKPHVNVGTIGHVDHGKTTLTAAITFTAAAADPTIETMDYSQIDKAPEEKARGITINTAHVEYQTSGRHYSHVDCPGHADYVKNMITGAAQMDGAILVVSSADGPMPQTREHILLARQVGVPYIVVFMNKVDMVDDEELLELVEMEVRELLSKYEFPGDDLPVVKGSALQALEVLQKNPKTQRGSDKWVDYIWELLDAVDSYIPTPERDTDKQFLMPVEDVFTITGRGTVATGRVERGVVKVQDEVEIVGLRDTRKTTVTGIEMHRKLLDSGMAGDNVGVLLRGVARDDVERGQVLAKPGSIKPHTKFEASVYVLSKDEGGRHSAFFGGYRPQFYFRTTDVTGVVELPEGVEMVMPGDNITFIVELIKPIAMEEGLRFAIREGGRTVGAGVVAKVIE; translated from the coding sequence ATGGCGAAAGGAACGTTCGAGCGCACCAAGCCCCACGTGAACGTGGGCACCATCGGCCACGTCGACCACGGCAAGACCACCCTGACGGCCGCCATCACCTTCACGGCCGCCGCGGCCGACCCGACCATCGAGACGATGGACTACAGCCAGATCGACAAGGCCCCGGAAGAAAAGGCCCGCGGCATCACCATCAACACCGCCCACGTCGAGTACCAGACCTCGGGCCGGCACTACTCGCACGTCGACTGCCCCGGCCACGCCGACTACGTCAAGAACATGATCACGGGCGCCGCGCAGATGGACGGCGCGATCCTGGTGGTCTCCTCGGCCGACGGCCCCATGCCCCAGACCCGCGAGCACATCCTGCTGGCCCGTCAGGTGGGCGTGCCCTACATCGTGGTGTTCATGAACAAGGTCGACATGGTCGACGACGAGGAACTGCTGGAGCTCGTCGAGATGGAAGTGCGCGAGCTCTTGAGCAAGTACGAGTTCCCCGGCGATGACCTCCCCGTGGTCAAGGGCTCGGCCCTGCAGGCGCTGGAAGTGCTGCAGAAGAACCCCAAGACCCAGCGCGGCTCGGACAAGTGGGTCGACTACATCTGGGAACTGCTGGACGCCGTGGACTCCTACATCCCCACCCCCGAGCGCGACACGGACAAGCAGTTCCTGATGCCGGTCGAAGACGTCTTCACCATCACCGGGCGCGGCACCGTGGCGACCGGCCGGGTGGAGCGCGGTGTGGTGAAGGTGCAGGACGAAGTGGAGATCGTGGGGCTGCGCGACACGCGCAAGACCACCGTGACCGGCATCGAGATGCACCGCAAGCTGCTGGACTCGGGCATGGCGGGCGACAACGTGGGCGTGCTGCTGCGCGGCGTGGCGCGCGATGACGTGGAGCGCGGGCAGGTGCTGGCCAAGCCGGGCAGCATCAAGCCGCACACCAAGTTCGAGGCGAGCGTGTACGTGCTGAGCAAGGACGAGGGCGGACGGCACTCGGCGTTCTTCGGGGGGTACCGGCCGCAGTTCTACTTCCGCACGACGGACGTGACGGGCGTGGTGGAACTGCCCGAGGGCGTGGAGATGGTCATGCCCGGCGACAACATCACCTTCATCGTCGAACTGATCAAGCCCATCGCCATGGAAGAAGGCCTGCGCTTCGCCATCCGTGAAGGCGGCCGCACCGTCGGCGCCGGCGTCGTCGCGAAAGTCATCGAGTAA